From Nicotiana tabacum cultivar K326 chromosome 22, ASM71507v2, whole genome shotgun sequence, one genomic window encodes:
- the LOC107782054 gene encoding uncharacterized protein LOC107782054, protein MATNPNSVQKIVSHANPTTIFRWVPVRRKITFRKKRLPTVRLGDAKNPRRGFSVVKLFRRVRLRWLKLHYTCMLKKLKEYYQSAVKDIMESGGALDAFQQRLLLETSFAVPVMGLSFNTFPNHHGT, encoded by the coding sequence ATGGCTACAAACCCTAACAGTGTTCAAAAAATTGTCAGCCATGCCAATCCAACTACCATTTTCCGGTGGGTCCCAGTCCGCCGGAAAATCACGTTCAGGAAGAAGCGGTTGCCGACGGTGCGGTTAGGAGATGCGAAGAACCCTCGCCGGGGATTCTCCGTCGTGAAGCTTTTCCGGCGAGTTCGATTGAGGTGGCTGAAATTGCACTACACGTGTATGCTGAAAAAACTGAAAGAATATTATCAGTCTGCGGTGAAAGATATAATGGAAAGTGGCGGAGCATTGGACGCCTTTCAGCAACGTCTACTATTGGAAACCTCTTTCGCTGTTCCTGTAATGGGCCTTTCCTTCAATACTTTTCCCAATCACCATGGAACTTGA